CCCTTTCCAGTCCGGGAATGCATCGCCGCCATAGAAGGCGATTCCCGACGGCGAAACGACCGGGTTCCAGTGATAAACCGATCCCGCAAGATCGGGACGCTCCGACGGATCGGGAATGTCGATAAATGTATAGTGGCGACCCCAGCTTACCAGCGGCCAGCCATAGTTTTTCCCCGCTTCGGGAATGTTGATTTCGTCGCCGCCGCGCGGCCCTAATTCGCTGATCCACAGCGCACCGGTCTCCGGATGAATGGCCGCGCCCTGAACATTGCGATGACCGTAGGACCAGATTTCCGGCTTTGCGTTCCGGTCGCCGACAAATGGATTATCCTCGGGTACGTTTCCATCCGGCCTGATTCGGACGATGGTTCCCAGATGATCGGACAGATCCTGAGCAGGATCGAATTTGAATCGTTCGCCCAGCGTGATGAACATGGCGCCATCCGGCGCGAATACAATTCGCGATCCGAAATGCTTGCCGCCGGAAACTTTCGGTTCCTGTCGGAAGACGACCGCCACGTCGGTCAAACGCTCATCGTTCAATTTACCGCGGGCAACCGCGGTAGAGGCGCCGCCCTCGCCCGGTTCCGCATAGGAAAGGTAGATGAGCCGGTTCGACGCAAATTCGGGATCGAGCGCGATATCCAGCAGTCCACCCTGGTCCTCGGCATAGACTTCCGGAACACCGGCGACCGGCGCCGATATCTGGCCATCCTGAGAAACGATCCGCAACCGGCCCGGGCGTTCGGTCACCAGTATCCGGCCATCCGGCATGAACGCCATGCTCCATGGATGCTCCAGTCCGCCCGCGACAAGTTCGGTGCCGACCGATCCCGCGCTGGTTATTACCGTGCCGCCGGTGACACTGCTGGCCGGCGCACACGCCAACCCCATAATGGACATCAGGATGACGATCGCCGATCGCATCTCTACCCTTGCAGGCGACAAGCCGCCGCGGACCTCGTGCCAATTCGTTCTCATATCCGTTAACCCCGATTGTTTCGTTCGTAAGCGGCATTTTGCTACAATAACGATACGATGCTCGATTTCGTTCCGACGGCTGAATGTTCCCCGTACCCGTTGCAGCAGGAAATCTCCCGCATCCCCTCGGGGAGCGGGCTTCGTCAACGTCCGGGCGCGGCGCGACCGCTCGGCGGTGACCTGATTGTTCTGCGTCATCGGACAGGCCAACGGGCGGACCTTCAGAGTCGAGCTAAAGCCGGGACATGCCTAGAAGATCAGCATCAGAATCCCGATGACAACCAGAAGTCCGACCAGGAAGATGAAACCGACCGTGCCGCCAATGAACCTGAACATTCTTAATTCTCCCATGTATCCATAGCACCTTCACGTGTTGGCTGGGTCGCCAGAGGCGATTCCAAACAAACACGACCTGATCCAGGATTAACGAACGCTGAACGGACGACATTGTTCAGATTGTCGATCGCCTGGGGAACTGGCACGGCCATTGACGCTCCGGGCGGCAGCCATTGAGCCGGTAAACGGGCTGTCGGCGTTTTATCACCGTCGCTCGTCTTCGACGGCGCACCATGCGAGGAATGGTTCCCGGTCCTGCAGAAAGGCCATGGTTTCTTCCGGCGTCAGCCATTTCTCCAGCGCCGCCAGGTCCGCGGCACGCTCCGATTTGGTCCGCGCCAGAACCCCCGGTACGTCGATTTGTTCCGGAGCGGATTCCGTCCGGTCCTCGATCTGCGCCAGATGCCAGTCGCGCAGCGACCGGTCGCGGACGAGATGCCGCAGCGGCCCGTCCGGTTCCACCGCGAAGCGTTCAAGGTTTTCCTCATACGCGGCCAGTATCCCGGGCAGACGCCGTTCTTCGGGCGTGCGCAGAATGGCGAGGCGGCGCAGCGCGTTGCCCCAGCCCACGCTGCCGCCGATCCAGGACAGCGGCGCGGCCAGAACCAGCCCCGCGGTTATCGGCAGCATCCACAGGAAAAGGTCGGGGTTGAGCGTCCAGGCCAGCAGGCCCAGCCCCGCGCCCGCGCCCATGTGCCATCGATGCGCCCGCACCGCATCGGCGAAGGGAATACTGCCGTCGCCGCGCCGCTGGGGCGCCCAGCCGCTGTCCCCGCCGAGCAGCACCTCGCGTACGATCCGGGACTGCGCCATCATCATGATGGGGGCGTAGAGCACCGACATCAGCAGTTCCGCCACGACACCCGCCGTCAGCGCCAGCGGACCGCCGAAGCGGAACAACCGCCGGGGATGGAGCATGACCCCGAGCCATCCCAGCGTCTTGGGACCGAGCACCACGGCAATCGACAGTACGAAAAGGCCGATGGCGCGCTCGCTGTCGAAAACGGGCCAGGTGGGAAAGAGCGACGGTTCGGTGAAATATTCCGGCTGCGCAAGGGCTGCCTGCACCGCGATGACCAGCCCCACCGCCACCAGCCCGAACCACAATGGCGCGCTGAGATAGGCCATCATGCCGCTCAGCAGATGCATCCGGCTGACGAACCGCAGGCCGCGCGCAAATACGAACCGGCCATGCTGCAGGTTGCCCTGGCACCACCGGCGGTCCCGCACCATCACGTCCTGCAGGGAAGGCGGCGCTTCCTCGAAGCTGTCCGGCAGATCCGCGTCGAGCCGGACGCCCCATCCGGCGCGAACCAGCAGGGCCGCCTCGATGAAATCGTGGCTCAGGACGGGCCCCCCGAACGGCGGCTTGCCGCCCAGGATTGGCAGCCGGCACGCGGCGGCGAAGGCCTCCGTGCGGATGATGGCGTTATGGCCCCAGAAATTTCCGCTGCGGCCATGCCATGCGGCAAGGCCATGGCCGACGACCGGTCCGTAACACCGGTTGGCGAATTGCTGCAGACGGGCGTACAGGCTGCGCGCGCGGACAATCGCCGGCAGGGTCTGCAGCAGGCCGAGGCCCGGATCCGCGGCCAGCCGGCGGGTCATTTCGACGATGGTTTCCGGCCCGATCAGGCTGTCGGCGTCCAGCACCAGCATGGCGTCATAGGCGCCGCCCCAGCGCGAGACCCAGTCGGCGATGTTGCCAGCCTTGCGTTCCGTGTTGTCGCGGCGATGGCGGTAATAGATCGGACAGTCGTCGCTCGCCCCGGCGATCAGGCGCGCGAATGCGGCCTCTTCGGCGATCCAGGCCGCCGGACGATTACTGTCGCTGAGGATGAAGACGGCATACCGGCCGGGCGCCAGCCGTCCCAGGCCTTCCGTCATCGCGGACAGCCGCGCGGCGACGGAACCGCCGTCTTCGTTGTATACCGGCGCCAGTATCGCGGTGCGGAATGCAACCGGATCCTCGCCGGGCGGCCGGGCAAACGCGAGATCGGACCCGAGCTGCCGCAGGAATCCCAGGACGGCCTGACAGAATGCGAGGCTGATCCAGGTGAAATTCAGCGCGAAGAACACCAGGAACACCCATTGCAGGACCGTCAAACCGCCGGTCGCCATGACGCCATGCATTTCGATCACGCCATAACCGGAAAGACCGAGGGTTCCGGCGACGAGAAGAAGGCGGGCCGCGGCAGTGGTCAGCTTCCGCCATACGCTGCCGCCCGGCCGCCAGTTCCGGCGCAGCCCGTGCAGCGGCTGGCGGGGCATCGCCAGCGGCGCATCCGGCGGCCGCGACGGGCTGAGACCCGCATCCAGCAGCGTCTCAGCTGCGAAGCCAGCGATTGAGCCAGGTTTCACCGACCGGGTTTCCATTCATAAGGGGTTGAAGGCGTATTTCGCATAACGGCGCGCTGCCGGGATCGAAGGTCACGAAAACCCGGAACCCGCCGGTCGATGGATTCGGCTGGATCCTTGTTTCCAGGAGCCGGCCTGTCGAAACCGAGACATGCGGGGTTACCTCGCCCGCCGCAATATTGGGCGCCGCGCCGTAATCGACGACGTACTGCTGCTTGCCGTTCGCGAGGTCGAGACCGAAGGCGCTGCGGCCGACCGTCGCAATATCCTGCGGCGGCGGATAATCGTTCGGCCATGTAAGCCGGTAGGAAAAGGGAAATGCCACCCCCGGTTCGAGGGGCCGGCTCGGCCGCCAGTAGGCAACGATATTGTCGTTGCCCTCGAAGGGGGAGGGTATTTCCACGAGGTTGACGAAGCCCGCGCCCCAGTCGCCGCGCGGCGCGACCCATGCCGACGGCCGCTTGTCGTAGTGCGCCTCAAGATCCTGGAACTGTGAAAAATCACGGATCCTCTGAATCAGACCGAACCCTTTCGGGTTCTCGTCGACGAAGGCGCTGACCTGCAGGGCGGCGGGATTGGCGAGCGGGCGCCACAACCGTTCCCCCTGCCCGGTGACCATTGCAAGCCCCAGCGAATCATGGACGGCTGGGCGGTAATCCGGCCGGTCCGGCGGATCGATGGCGCCATGCATGAACATGGATGTCAGCGCGCCAAGGCCGATATGG
This genomic interval from Alphaproteobacteria bacterium contains the following:
- the mdoH gene encoding glucans biosynthesis glucosyltransferase MdoH, whose amino-acid sequence is MKPGSIAGFAAETLLDAGLSPSRPPDAPLAMPRQPLHGLRRNWRPGGSVWRKLTTAAARLLLVAGTLGLSGYGVIEMHGVMATGGLTVLQWVFLVFFALNFTWISLAFCQAVLGFLRQLGSDLAFARPPGEDPVAFRTAILAPVYNEDGGSVAARLSAMTEGLGRLAPGRYAVFILSDSNRPAAWIAEEAAFARLIAGASDDCPIYYRHRRDNTERKAGNIADWVSRWGGAYDAMLVLDADSLIGPETIVEMTRRLAADPGLGLLQTLPAIVRARSLYARLQQFANRCYGPVVGHGLAAWHGRSGNFWGHNAIIRTEAFAAACRLPILGGKPPFGGPVLSHDFIEAALLVRAGWGVRLDADLPDSFEEAPPSLQDVMVRDRRWCQGNLQHGRFVFARGLRFVSRMHLLSGMMAYLSAPLWFGLVAVGLVIAVQAALAQPEYFTEPSLFPTWPVFDSERAIGLFVLSIAVVLGPKTLGWLGVMLHPRRLFRFGGPLALTAGVVAELLMSVLYAPIMMMAQSRIVREVLLGGDSGWAPQRRGDGSIPFADAVRAHRWHMGAGAGLGLLAWTLNPDLFLWMLPITAGLVLAAPLSWIGGSVGWGNALRRLAILRTPEERRLPGILAAYEENLERFAVEPDGPLRHLVRDRSLRDWHLAQIEDRTESAPEQIDVPGVLARTKSERAADLAALEKWLTPEETMAFLQDREPFLAWCAVEDERR
- a CDS encoding PQQ-dependent sugar dehydrogenase → MSIMGLACAPASSVTGGTVITSAGSVGTELVAGGLEHPWSMAFMPDGRILVTERPGRLRIVSQDGQISAPVAGVPEVYAEDQGGLLDIALDPEFASNRLIYLSYAEPGEGGASTAVARGKLNDERLTDVAVVFRQEPKVSGGKHFGSRIVFAPDGAMFITLGERFKFDPAQDLSDHLGTIVRIRPDGNVPEDNPFVGDRNAKPEIWSYGHRNVQGAAIHPETGALWISELGPRGGDEINIPEAGKNYGWPLVSWGRHYTFIDIPDPSERPDLAGSVYHWNPVVSPSGIAFYGGDAFPDWKGDLLIAGLTEHALVRLDLDGGKVANEERIPIGERVRDVEQGPDGYIYILIDESEGAVRRLRPLR